One region of Pseudoalteromonas galatheae genomic DNA includes:
- a CDS encoding acyl-CoA reductase — MILIPNNIQAHFTTLVGSSSDFHIQPTRAWEEQTISFLNTLSARLRRHPEANTLPDLMALAFWLRKANLLSMKTSSYSNRLSIGLGLTFHICPANVPINFAYSLAFALLAGNSCVLRLSSKSNHSTDIALQTLSQLLLESEYQPIAQRVFLIRYEHNDDVTAFWLSQAAGRVIWGGDHTINKMRQFATPPRSREIAFADRYSLCLLDATYISCCSDELINTHCHHFYNDIYQLDQAGCSSPQLCVWLGDDSSVIEAKSRLWQCLADIAADKYAIEDIQVLNKFVDTCNAAIDHENIANIEIASPELTRIEVKSINISQQSFRGTSGLIYETRIKSIAQLAPLINEKVQTLSYLGVEKSTIAEFIYSNGCSGIDRIVPIGNALNMHNLWDGYDIITTLSRIVTID, encoded by the coding sequence GTGATACTTATTCCAAATAACATTCAAGCTCACTTTACAACCTTAGTTGGCTCATCATCTGATTTTCATATTCAGCCAACAAGGGCTTGGGAAGAGCAGACCATATCGTTTTTAAATACACTTTCAGCAAGGCTACGACGACATCCAGAGGCAAATACGCTGCCAGATCTAATGGCGCTCGCGTTTTGGCTAAGAAAGGCCAACCTTTTATCAATGAAAACAAGCTCCTACTCAAACAGGCTATCTATAGGGCTAGGCTTAACCTTTCATATCTGCCCAGCAAACGTACCGATAAACTTTGCCTATTCACTCGCATTTGCGCTACTTGCAGGTAATAGCTGTGTTTTGCGCTTGTCATCTAAATCAAACCACAGCACAGATATTGCTTTACAAACTCTCTCGCAATTATTATTAGAGTCTGAGTACCAACCAATCGCACAACGAGTTTTTCTTATTCGCTATGAGCATAATGATGATGTCACTGCATTTTGGCTCAGCCAAGCAGCAGGAAGAGTGATTTGGGGCGGTGATCATACCATTAATAAAATGCGCCAATTTGCCACGCCTCCTCGCTCTAGAGAAATAGCTTTTGCAGATCGCTACTCTCTATGTTTGCTTGATGCTACCTATATTAGCTGTTGTTCTGACGAGCTTATCAATACCCACTGCCACCATTTTTATAATGATATATATCAGTTAGATCAGGCGGGTTGCTCATCACCTCAACTGTGTGTCTGGCTTGGTGATGACTCTTCGGTTATAGAAGCAAAAAGTCGACTTTGGCAATGCTTAGCTGACATTGCGGCAGATAAATACGCGATTGAAGACATTCAGGTACTAAATAAATTTGTGGATACTTGTAATGCAGCTATTGACCATGAAAATATCGCCAATATTGAAATTGCTTCACCTGAACTTACTCGGATTGAGGTAAAATCCATCAATATATCTCAACAAAGCTTCCGTGGTACGAGTGGATTAATCTACGAAACCAGAATTAAATCGATAGCGCAGCTTGCCCCGCTAATCAACGAGAAAGTGCAAACTTTAAGCTATTTAGGCGTTGAGAAAAGTACTATTGCTGAGTTTATCTATAGCAATGGCTGTAGCGGAATTGATCGTATAGTCCCCATAGGTAACGCACTGAATATGCACAATTTATGGGATGGATACGATATAATAACGACATTATCCCGAATCGTAACTATCGACTAA
- the fabZ gene encoding 3-hydroxyacyl-ACP dehydratase FabZ — protein MEKFSLNCVELQEYQPNRYPFLMIDHVEEVIPGKYAKGYKNLTMNEWYFPVHFPDGPNMPGALQLEALAQMLTVAITTLPGLKGKVTHALQHTVRYKREVKPGEKFEIETEVLSWKRGICKGRGVAKVNGEIACEADMMITIPEILEQYLPKKKTEL, from the coding sequence ATGGAAAAATTCAGTTTAAACTGTGTTGAACTACAAGAGTATCAACCTAACCGCTACCCTTTTCTCATGATTGACCATGTTGAGGAAGTTATTCCCGGGAAATATGCCAAAGGCTATAAAAATCTAACCATGAATGAGTGGTACTTCCCTGTACACTTTCCTGATGGTCCAAATATGCCTGGCGCCTTGCAACTCGAAGCGTTAGCGCAAATGCTAACGGTCGCGATTACTACTCTTCCCGGCTTAAAGGGTAAAGTGACACATGCCTTGCAACACACCGTGCGCTATAAAAGAGAAGTAAAACCAGGTGAAAAGTTTGAAATTGAAACTGAAGTACTGTCTTGGAAAAGAGGTATTTGTAAAGGCAGGGGTGTGGCAAAGGTTAATGGCGAAATAGCCTGTGAGGCCGATATGATGATTACTATTCCGGAAATCCTCGAGCAATATCTGCCAAAAAAGAAAACTGAGTTATGA
- a CDS encoding GMC family oxidoreductase yields the protein MTAKVDIIIVGSGASGAAAAWRLSQDSNLSIVCIEQGRESNPAQYPTTKADWERDKQRSASFDPNVRANKADYPIDNSNSAISLANFNGFGGSTILYSGHFPRFHPSDFATYRLDKVAEDWPFDYQTLTPYFNQNEEMMGVAGLVGDTAYPEYENLLPPIAMGPGAKKLAQAFNRLGWHWWPSYSAINTKNHQNRPPCINLGPCNTGCSQGAKGSVDITYWPQAKLQGVQVMTECRVFDIPVDKEQKATGVKYYDKHGNEQFLAAALVILACSGIGTPRLLLNSKSELFPNGLLNNYDLVGRNLMLHPLAYVEGVFDEPLDTSIGPQGCSIYSQQFYETQEDRGFKRGYTLHVLRGSSAVDSACSGYITRRIPLGKNHHQAFSQYFNHNMGIAVISEDLPDPENRIELDYSKTDSFGMPGIKVHYSLHENTKKMLEHGIEQTKKLFAEAGAKISAAHYPVKHAGWHLMGTTKMGADKTNSVVNEHGQAHEVSNLFIVDSSVFITSGAVNPVATAQALTLKFCDHISKNIKSWVV from the coding sequence ATGACCGCTAAAGTAGATATTATTATTGTTGGATCTGGTGCAAGTGGAGCAGCCGCTGCTTGGCGTCTCAGCCAGGATAGCAACCTATCTATAGTTTGTATTGAACAAGGTCGCGAATCTAACCCAGCTCAATACCCTACGACCAAAGCGGATTGGGAGCGAGATAAGCAACGATCGGCGAGTTTTGACCCAAATGTTAGAGCTAACAAGGCTGATTACCCAATTGATAACAGTAATTCAGCTATATCTCTTGCCAATTTTAATGGCTTTGGTGGTAGTACCATCTTATATTCAGGGCACTTTCCGCGCTTTCACCCTTCTGACTTTGCCACATATAGGCTTGATAAGGTTGCAGAGGATTGGCCATTTGACTACCAGACGCTCACTCCTTACTTTAATCAAAATGAAGAGATGATGGGCGTTGCAGGGTTAGTTGGAGATACTGCATACCCTGAATATGAAAACTTATTGCCGCCGATCGCGATGGGGCCAGGTGCGAAAAAATTGGCTCAAGCTTTTAATCGGCTTGGCTGGCATTGGTGGCCATCATACAGTGCTATCAATACTAAAAATCACCAAAATCGACCTCCTTGCATAAATTTGGGCCCGTGTAATACCGGGTGTAGCCAAGGTGCCAAAGGCAGCGTTGATATTACTTACTGGCCGCAAGCAAAGTTACAAGGCGTTCAAGTAATGACTGAATGCCGTGTTTTTGATATTCCAGTTGATAAAGAACAAAAAGCGACAGGAGTAAAATATTATGACAAACATGGAAATGAGCAATTTTTAGCCGCCGCCCTTGTCATTCTCGCTTGTAGCGGGATAGGTACACCTAGATTACTACTAAATAGTAAATCCGAACTTTTCCCTAATGGGCTATTAAACAACTATGACCTTGTTGGTCGCAATTTGATGTTACATCCACTCGCATATGTCGAAGGTGTATTTGATGAACCTCTAGATACAAGCATCGGTCCACAGGGCTGTAGTATTTATTCTCAACAATTTTATGAAACGCAAGAAGATAGAGGCTTTAAACGCGGCTACACATTGCACGTATTAAGGGGCTCTTCAGCAGTAGATAGCGCGTGCTCCGGATACATAACGAGAAGAATACCTCTTGGAAAAAACCATCATCAGGCTTTTTCGCAATATTTTAACCATAATATGGGCATTGCCGTCATTTCTGAGGATTTACCAGATCCCGAAAACCGTATAGAGCTTGATTATTCGAAAACGGATAGTTTTGGTATGCCCGGTATCAAAGTGCACTATTCTCTACATGAAAATACAAAAAAAATGCTCGAGCATGGTATCGAACAAACTAAAAAGTTATTCGCCGAAGCCGGAGCGAAAATTTCAGCAGCTCATTATCCTGTGAAACATGCGGGTTGGCACCTAATGGGAACAACCAAAATGGGAGCAGATAAAACAAATTCAGTGGTCAATGAGCATGGGCAAGCACATGAGGTAAGCAACCTTTTCATCGTCGACAGCAGCGTTTTTATCACTTCAGGAGCTGTCAACCCAGTCGCTACCGCCCAAGCTTTAACTCTAAAGTTTTGTGACCACATCAGTAAAAATATAAAGAGTTGGGTAGTATAA